TCGCCCTCAAGCTGCCGTTCTTCGTCAGCGAGGGCGCCGCGCGGGGCAAGGCGAAGGGCCAGGTGCCCCGGGAGTACTGGGAGGACACCTGGCTGGACAAGAACGGTGGCATGTCCAAGGCGCTGGGGCTCTCCCCCAGCGAAACCCCCTATGTCCTGGCGCTGGACGCGGAAGGACGGGTGGTGGCCAGCGTCCACGCCACCGTGGACTCGCAGGAGGCGCGGGCCATCTGGTCCGCGCTCCGACGGTGACGCCGCGAGGCTAGTAGCGCCCGCCGCTGTCGAGGATGGCCTGCAGCTGCTGCTTGTCGTTGGAGAAGGGGAACGCCTGGTAGAGCTGGTAGCCGTTCTGCGGATCCAGCAGCGTGGGCCGCATCAGGCGCACCACCTCCAGCTTGTCATTGGAGAAGGAGAACTGCCCCAGCACCGACAGGATGTGCGTCACGAGGAAGTTCTCGTTCGGGGCCACCTGCGACAGGATGCGCAGCTTCTCGCGCGGGAAGGACTCGCGCACCATCGCCGCGGTGATGCTGCGGAACTGCTGATCCGAGATGGGACGCACCACCGGCGGCGGGGGCGGCATCGGCGCCGGCTGGTTGACCACCACCGGCGGGGCCTTGTCCACGTACTCGCTCAGCTTGTCCAGTTCCTCCATGGCGTTGCGGATGCTCTCGCGGCCCTTGGCGTCCTTCGTGCGGGACATCGCGTCGCGCAGCGCGTTCTCCAGCCGGCTGATGCGGCGCTCCACCTGATCACGGTCGATGATGGCCTGGTTGCGCGAG
This DNA window, taken from Corallococcus coralloides DSM 2259, encodes the following:
- a CDS encoding DUF4476 domain-containing protein; this translates as MKALTLAVVLLSSAAALAQTAPKAADSVNIAGGAEFRRPPPPGHSTPHPVPMPQPVPSRNQAIIDRDQVERRISRLENALRDAMSRTKDAKGRESIRNAMEELDKLSEYVDKAPPVVVNQPAPMPPPPPVVRPISDQQFRSITAAMVRESFPREKLRILSQVAPNENFLVTHILSVLGQFSFSNDKLEVVRLMRPTLLDPQNGYQLYQAFPFSNDKQQLQAILDSGGRY